Genomic DNA from Melopsittacus undulatus isolate bMelUnd1 chromosome 2, bMelUnd1.mat.Z, whole genome shotgun sequence:
ACAATATGATCAAGAGTGAAACAGAATGGCTACAACTGTGAACAACATGATCATCTACCTGaatgagaggaaaagggagCTGTGTCAACTGCCAGAGAATAAATGGGGTCAGCACTGCTCTTTAATATGGAATGAACCAATGTGTGCCATGAGAAAGGCAAGAACACATGAGAGAGCAAGAAGGTAAGAAAAATGAATGGGGGTAAGCAGCGGGTGGTCAAGGAGATGGAGGTCACTGGTACATCTCTGCAGGAATGAGGAAATCCAGTGCCTGTGACACAGGAGGAGGAAGTAGGAGGGAAAGTGAAGAAAGTCATGATAGTTGCATTACAAGTGATGTGTTCTtggaataaaatataaaaagaccTGAACTacactgaagagagaaaaatagctAAGATTATTGATACAGCATACATTTACATTGCAGAATAAAGAGGTTTATGTAGGAATAATGCATTTGTAGGGCACAAATGTGGCACAGGTGGCCTTAGCTGCTCTGATGAACCTTTTAGTTCTGAAGAAGCATTCAAAGAGCTATGCAGAAATGAGCCAAGTAGAAAACTGACACCCAAATGAAGAAATGGCAAAGAGCAGTGAGCTGCAAGCAATGAAAGCAAGAGAAGACTAGAGGCAATAAAAGACTATGAGAGGAAGCCAAACTGCACCCGTGTATCGACTGTGCAATTGACAACGGCTGGAGGGCTGCAGCCTATGCAGAGGAAATATGCACAGCCCAGAAACGGCACTTGTGCAGGCCAACAGCTGGGTTAGTGCAGCCATGACGGGGCTGCAGCGGGCCAAGGGCATGAGCAGCTGACTGAGTTAAACCACATTGGTGGCTGTGACACGACCACAGGAGGTTCTTTGCACTTGGTTAAACACGTGGGCTTCGTACCGCTGGTGCACACACGGCCCCAGAACCAAGTCCCATAGGAGGCTCCACCGCCACTTACGGCTCCAGCATCGCCTCCAAACACACAAACCCGGCTTTTGTGCCCCGCCGGCAGGCACGCTCAATCCACGCATGCGCGCTGGCCACGCCGTGCTCCTGGCGGGATGGAGCGCGCGCGCGGCCGGCGTGCACGCACATGCGCGGTGAGGGCGGGTTAGCCGCGCCAGCGCGCGGAGCCTGCGCTGTCGGGACGCGGTTCGCGGATCGGGCGCTGTGATCAGCACCGTGCGGGTCAGCCCGCGCGTCGCGCCGTCCTCCTCCgcctgctcttcctcctcctcgccGCCGCAGCTGGCGCTGCTCGTGATGCAGCCGTGCGGCGGCGAGGAGGAGGCAGCGGCGGGGGGCGTGCTGCCGCTCCCGGTCACCGACCCTTCGCTGCCGCCCTCCAGTAGCGGCGGCCTTATGTTATTCTACGAGCTGGGAGTGCCTGGCGAAGGCGAGGCCGAGGCCGGGGAGGAGGCCGAGGTGGCGGGCGGCGAGAGCACTGCCAGCCCAGAGGAgttggaggaagaggaggtggcggtggcggcggcggcttCGAGTAGCGAAACGGCGGCTGGGGCAGTAGCGGCAGCGGCGGGGGGCAGCGGCTGCAAGAGCTGCACCTACCAAGGCTGCAGCGAGACCACCACGCAGGTGGTGAAGCAGCGCAAGCCCTGGATGTGTAAGCGCCACCGCAACAAGATCTACAAGGACAAATACAAGCGCAAGAAGAGCGACCAGGCCCTGGGGGGCGGTGGGGCGGCCGCCGCGGGGGCCGGCCCGCGAGCCGAGGTGAGGCACTGGCGGCGGGTGGGGTGGGCGGCGTGGGGCTTCCCGTGGAAAACCGGTTTCCGTTGAACGGGGTCATAGAACCACAGattggtttaggttggaagggatcttgaTGCTTTTCCAGTTCCgactccctgccatgggcagggacaccttctactagacccTAACCCTGTCCAAGTTGgtcttgaccactgccaggcatggggcatttaccacttctttggacagcCTGAAATGGGACCTTCCcgttcagaagaaagaaaagaaatctagTGAAGTCCTAGAGCTCGCTCCTATTTCTCCAACACTGGTTCTTTCCTCTTACCTGATACAAACTGCAGCAACTTGCAACTAGACAAGAAGATTCCAGGAAAGACGATCTTACTGAAAGATAGtttgctgtgcagtgtgtgtttaTTTCACTGGATGGGAGATGAGAGTATAGGTCTAAGGGAGATGTCAGTCATCTTGCCTAGTTGGTACTGAAAGATGGGGTTTTACATTCAAAAAGGCTGTTTGGTATTACATAATGTTGCATATAAAAATCAGTTGTGTGGGTTCGTCAAGATACTTGTTGATTTACATATATACGTATAAAATTGCAGTTAAACACTTAGATCACTGGTAGGTCATGCTTACTTTGATAAGCTTAGGTATATTACTTACATGGGGAAATATTGTCAGTGGGAGTGCTGATGCTAGCCTTTAactttttagatatttttttgtatatttttgaTGGTTACTTTTACTAAGTTAGCATTTAAGATTTTGTATTTAGATAACTAAAGAGTGggaaatgattttattttgaaggtGCTGGTTAGTTTGTGCTTGAAGGGGCAAGTGTAAAATAATGGTTACTActagaattaaaaaatcatgCCTGACACTCCTGCTAAACACAGCCCTTTTTGTCAGCCCAGCTGTCTGTGGAGTTATGTGTCTGGGAACTGATACAACTGCAAACTAGCGATCAAAAAAAATTcccctttttctgctttgtttgttggttggtgtcctaggttcagcagtagcagtaattttttatctccttagtagctggtgcagcgctgttTTTGATTtctggcctgggaacagcgctggtaacactgatgtttttagttactgctcaaatgtttagtctgaccaaggactttctgagcctcatgctctgccagggaggaggggaagccaggaggaagcagagacaggacacctgacccaaactagctaaagaggtattccataacacagcacgtcatggccaggttataactgagagttacccagaagggctagtttACTGCTGcagggttggactaggtattgGTTGATGCTCAGTCAGGCGGGGTGGGGTGGGGCGAGTTAccggttggcgggtggtgatgtattctcttcccttgttacttactgttggtggcagcagtagtggtttgtgttataccttagttactaaactgttcttacctcaacccgtgggagttgcattctttcaattcttcttccccttccatcggggagcagaggggagaaaagggggtaagtgagagagagactgtgtggctggtttatggctgactgggtttaaaccaagACAGCTGGTTCGTTTGTTTCATGTAAATGTAATAGTTACCATACTGGGTGTCATGCCAAAGAATCTTTTTTTGTCTGGCTGTAAAAGCTGTCATCAAGCAGGTGTACAAGAAAAAGGCAAGTGTAGGTGATGCTGCTAGGGAatattttctctgcctctttcaGCTCAGAGGACTTGTTGATACAACTGGGGGCTTTCTAGTGTATTTTGTAACTAGGTAATGGCTGTCCCATATACTTTTTCAGACTTATTATTGAACCTTTGTGAACTCTCAGCATCCATTACATTCTGATAGTTTTTTCTGGTCTGCTGCCTGGTTTGAAACACCTGTTCACAGATTTTGAACCTGGCTGCTAACCTAATTTGCCAGTTAGCATTTACattagaaaatacagtaaacAACTAATTCCTGTTCAGTTTGTGACACTTACTTTTTAGGCTTGCCTCTTAAGCTGTTTCTTGCCTATAGTGAAAAGTTGTAGTGTGCTTATTTCCAAGTAAAAAGTTACTACTTTTGACATCCTTGTTCCTGTTTTGTGAACCTTCTCTATTTCTAGTAGCTAATTCTCTTTTAGGGGACAGAACagaaactgcacacaatattcaAGATGTGGGTGAATTCTAGATTTATATACTGTCAGGTTTTcacctttctctcttttccttgtaGTTTCCTAGTTCATGATGTGTATACACAAATACTTCTGCTAATTTAGAAAAGAGGACTTTATGAGGGAAGGGTGAAATTGTTGCATTTTGTAGTGATGCATTAAGACTTTTTGGTCTGTAACATGAAATAGTGCTTATTGTTGGAAGAGAGTGGGCCTGCTTCTCTCAGTTTCTGCAAGTGCAAGTTGCTTAGAATATTATGGGGTTGAAACCTGgacttgcagaagaaaacaggataTTTAGTGCTAAACTTCCTACACTTTTTTGCATTGGTGTCTGTCAAGACCCCCCAGGATACCATTGTCTTGTAGAGTCACATTCCTGATAGaagtttaatttttcacttctgtGGACAGGATTGAAGTGAAAGATACTGGGatactttgttgttgttgcttgaACTGTTTCAGGTAAATGGAAATGTCTGTAAGTTGTTGATTTAATATACATAGGATTCAGCTTTGGTTGAAATTTTCCAAACTATGAATATTTTGTCTACAGCAGATTGTAGAGCTATGTTGTTTAGAAGACAGTCTAATTCGTGTGAATGATGATTGCAGAATGAACAGAATAAacttacaaagaaaaaaccatGTAGTTTCTactgtctctgcctgtggctttGAAGAATTCATAACAGTGTTCTGAAGTACATTTAGTTTTGCTATTAAAAGTATTATTGTCATTCCTGCCCTGTTGCATATGTTACATATAACTCAGTTCCTTGAGATTGAGATGTTTTGAATgacttaattttaaagaaatatagtCAAGTAAATTCAAACCATTAACTAGCCATGGTAACCTGATTAGTTGTGCAATTTAGAAGGCTAAGTCAGCTGCGTTGCTTCACTGTTACTGATGAAATAGTGAAAAAAGAGGCTAATTCTGGAATAGATCCATTTCcattcttgttttgctgttttcctctgtaaatTAATGAAGCAAACATTATTTACTCTTGGGACTTTCTGTGGTGAAAAGGAAATGTAGCATTATATCAGGGTTTATAGTCTCagttctctattttttttctttcatgtgcaGGATAGTGTTGAAGGTTCCATTTCTGTTACAAAACAGAGAACAGGATCCATTGGAGATCGCCCAGCAAGACCTACTCTTTTAGAACAAGTATTGAATAAAAAGAGACTGGTAAGTTTTGTTTTCGTAGCAGTTTTGAACTGAAATTAAGTAAAGACAGTGTAACAATGTTTAACTGTCACCCTTGTAAAGCTATAAATTAGTTTAATGATCCTACATTACATGTGCCTATTTCCAAATTTGAAATACACTGCAGAGCAGATGCGTGTGTCTCAGCATCTGTGTAAAAAAATACTAAGATGACTAAATTTAATGATTGCTGCCATATTAACTGAAGTTGAGTTTTTTGGTAGTACTAAAGAGATGTAGTTATTTCTTCAGGGTAAACGGTGCTTATAGTATAACAAATGTTTTTAACTTGTGGAACCAGCTTTTGTGTAAAACTCCACAATGCATGGACCTTAGGTCTGATGCAAGCTTTAATTACtctaatgtgttttaaaagttgTAGACCTATCATGTCACAGTTAAAATTGCATATATGTTGATAAAGCAAACTGTGTATGCTAACAGTATGACTTGCAGTGTTTGCAGACTGCATGAACAGTGTGTGTTGTAAGTTGTCAAACACTTCTTCTGTTCCTTTGAGTATATTTGAAGAATTAAGCCCAGTGAAAGGGAATAAGTCAGTACTTAGTGTTCCTTTGGTGGCTTCATTACacctttgtgcctttttttccagtctccTTTCTCCAAAAGCTAATGGGACTGATTGTATTCTCTCTGTTAGCTGTGCAAACCAATTTAACAAGCCTCATTAAAGTGCTGTTGTGTTTGTTCATAAatttaaaaagtctttaaagAAACTGGGTTGGTCTTAAGTATACAGCTATGtagatttattttcaattcTTTCTCAATAATACTGCCTATTTAATGATTTTGTCTAAAGCTCAGAGGAGTATCTGTAGCTCTTCAGTTTCTACAGGAAGGATACAACAAACTAGGGAATTTATGTTTTACATGTGTCATTTTTCATACCTCTCTTACTGAATTTTTGTCCCCTTTCCTGTCTGCTTCTATTCATATggcttttaattaaatttgaaaGATACTTGTTAatgaaacattatttattttctagaaaTATATCATCCAGAAGCTCTTTACATAGATGTTGAAAGCTTTTCCACAAATTATGTGAAGGCTTTTCAAAATTGAGGTTTCCTTGCAGTATTCTGATAAACCGAGATTCAGATTCTCCTTGATCTGgttcttgtttttctctctgcttggttttggtttctgtcATTCAAGATTATTTCTTACagaatttcttctgtgttttgcacCTATCTACACAGCACAATGCCTGTGGGTTGCATGGTGACCTAGGAAGATCTCTCACAGTCTCTTGCATCTGAGGCTGTTCCATATCTTGCATCCTTTCACAAGAAAGTTCCTGCATGTcactggcagctgcctgcacattTATCACTTAGAAGTGCCAAGTCCTTTGTGCTTGCTCTTAAGTGTCTTGCATGTGGTTAATCTCTGAGGAGAGGCTTTTGTGGTGGTCTGTGTCTGTCTAGATGTGCAGCTTGCACTTGGTAAAGATGTAGAAAGGGGAGGCAAGGGGCTGAGAGGCAGCAAGTTGTGGATGGAAGAGCCTGAAGCACCTTAATGTCACCAAACTGCACCAGATAAAGAACTATCCTGTTAGGTGAAGGGACTTGGTAAAGCAAATGCAGTGAGGAAAAGGTGGCTGTGCTTCTCGTCAGTGAGCTTGTTTGTTGTTAGATACTGCTTTCAATGACTGATTTGCTAATCTTGCATGTCCAGTGCTGCTGTAGGTATGAGTTGTATCCAGAATGGTTGTCTCCAGTGATAATCTCAGAAGAATTGCTCCTACTAGCAATAAAGTTCTAGACTCTGGGAAACTGATGGTCCTTTTGAATGTTGATCACGATTACAGAGTTGCAGTACCTCTTTGTTGTGTTGCAGAAGTGACCATGCATAACGAGCAAGCAGTATAGGGAATTAATTCAgacaaaaaataacttttttccctccattAAATTTTTGAAGGATCCGTTCCCAACCTGGTTTGCTCTTTGGCCTTGCAAACACTTGTGCTGCCGTTGAGACCAAGTCATTAGGCTTTAGCTGAAATGACTTTTTAGCATGAGTATGACTTAGCACCTAAACGTGACTGCTTGCAGAACAGGGGGCCCCTCTGAGAGTGGGAACCTGCCCTTGTGGTGAGGCATGATAATGCATTAGATTTAACACTAGATGGCTTGCATCTGCTTCTGTGAATTGCTTCTAAGCAGGGACACCCCTAATGGTAAGATATGCCAACAATTTGAACAAAGAACTAAGCACATAGCTTGAAGGTATTAGTTTTTGAAAGCTAAAAGGTAACCAATAGACTGTCATTGTAGCCCTAACCCAAGTGTGCAGTAGGTTAAGAGAACTAGTTATATAACTTACTGAATTGTGTGTCTGGGTGCTCTAGATAAAGTTATAGCAAGATGAGAATGTAAAGTATAAAAAGTCCTGAAATCTACTGTGCTTTGAAGATGTATATGGAAGTTTGAACCCCTACATGCTCCTGGCACCAATAAAGGTCTGTGCTTTACAGTGTGTGTTGTGAAGTGATTTCTTTGAATCACCACCATGCAGGAATGAGAGTCAACAGCTACAGCAGGATCACAGACTGCAGCTGTTCAGGCCAGGAGCCAGATGCAAATAGTTTTAGATACAATTGTCTTTTGACTGAAGgcagagggatttttttaattcattcctCATGGCTGGACTGATGTTTTGAGATGTTGGGGAATTATTGAATGCCCAGTGAACACTGAATGTTAGCGTATGTcaagttggaagagacctgtGATGACAGCTCCTCTTGCAGGACTACCTAGAACTAAACCATGTGACTAAGAGCGTCATCCAGGTGTTTGAGCTCTGAGAGACACATGAGCTTTGCTGCAGagttacaatattttatttattattttgagcTATCTGCAGTGGGAAATGTAAAACTCAAGACTGAATGAAGCACAGTGGAAAAGTGTTTATTTCAGTATGTCAGAAGATTACTcttgtttgctgtttctgtttttttttttgttggatttttttgattggttggtttttttgatCATGTGTATTCTTTACATTCTGGATTTGCTTTCAGGATGTGTGTTAATGCCACTTCTGGTTACCTGCTGATGTCCTGAAACAGTTCCTAGATGTTTTTTTGTGAGCATGCTTTGTAGTTCTTCAGCATTTATTTGAACTCCCATTTATGTGGGTGTACTGGCTTTGGCTGGGAtacagttcattttcttcacagtagttTGCACAAGGCTGTCTTTTGGGTTTGTGATGAAAAAGGTATTGATGACACAAtgatggtttagttgttgctgagcagtgcttcaTCCCAGTAGAGGCGAATGAGCAAGAGGCTGTGTGAAGCTTAGTTGGCTtactggggttaaaccacaacaatagGTAATGTGCAgattgttttaatgaaaaaatattatcatATAATCACTGTGGTAGCTATTTAATGTATGTTCTTTAAAGTAAAGtctgctttccctttcttgCAGTCCCTACTCAGAAGCCCAGAAGTAGTGCAGTTTCTACAGAAACAACAGCAGCTGTTAAGTCAGCAAGCTTTGGAACAGAGGCAGCAACAGTTTCAAGGAGCACCCGGGTAATGGGAACATATCAATGCCTGCAAATGAGCCTGGTGCTGAAGGAGGAATAGGATGCGTGGTTTATAGAAATACAAAGAATCGTGATGtttaaaggaaagcagaagttgCTGCTGTTACGTGTTTTACTTGTCTCTTGTTTGCACTTTTGAGGTGTTGAGCTGCTTGGGTGTCTGCAGACTTGTGAGCAAATTTGGAGGAGtctatttttgcttctttttaaaattaattttaatgtttaggattttaatagaaatttgTTTGTATCAGTAATGTTTAGCTGTACGCCCTTTTCCTACCAAAGGCTTCCACTGTATCAACATTCTTCTATATAGGGATTTACTGTTAAACAAGTCACTCTTTGACAATCATTGAAGGAAGTCGCTTACTTTCTATATAAGTTGTGAAATAAAGTCCTGAATCTGAGCTGGTCCAGTGGCATGACCTAACAGCAATTGCTCAGGGATATGGCAAATTTTAGTACATAATTCATTCTGCTGGACATAAGGCAAAGACAAGACACCATCCAGAAGTTTATTCATTGGCTCAGAGAAGTGTAAATCAGGTGATCCTCCTGCTATATATTCATTATGTACACGTAGGTTTGAAATCATTGGCTGTGCAAACCATGTGAAAGAATTTGTGGTTAAAAGTtccaaaaaaaagtaaatggcaAAAAACTTTAGAAGAATTAGGTGGAACGTATGCAGCTGAAAGTTGGACTTTgttttgtggagttttttgCAAGGACCAACCTCTTATACATGAAATGTAACTTAGTTACAGATGAGAATATCACTCATTTTTCAGTGGTAAATTAAAATCTAAAGCTTTTCACTCAGAATAGCAAGTGCATCCAAACCCTAAAATgtaattgttcttttttttttctttatgtatcctgtttcttctgaaaaagtATAGTTAAAATTGTCCCACTAAGACAACCAGTATCTCATCAGCTCTAGTGCTAAACTTCCCAGGTCTTCAGCCAATTCAGGTGATTCTGCAAGTGATGGGTTTGAGACTACAAAACACTATTATGTAAGTGTGGAATcaaaccttttgttttcaaaagtgaAAGTTTCATATTAAACCATATTTCTGAATAGAGGTTATCTGAATGGTGTAGGTGCTTATTGAAGTACTACTTTGATATTGCAGCAGTTCAATCTGCTAAATGATATATATTCAGGAGTATTTGTTAGTCTTACAAATTTTTACAAGCTGTGCTTTGTGGCTGTATAGAACTTGTTCAGTAAGGATTTATTGTATTTAGCATTGTGCAAgttgttctttaaaaaagaaaaactttgtaTCAACTGTTCTGCACAGGTAACTGCTTGAGTAAaatctttgattttctttaaaaaaacaagcctAAACTGTCTTTTTTTAGTCTGTTAAATTTGCATGTGAGTTGTTTTGCTATACTAAAATGGCTAACTCTGACTAGGTGGAATTAAATTTTTGCATTCCAAGGCTATCATTTTAGCTTTAAGTAAAATCACTCAGGTTTAAAACCTGACTTCTGTGACAGTACATTCttactatatttttctttttattcctcgAGCAATATGAGAacctgcacagctgcaggtcTGTCTCCCCACTAATGTCTGTCTGGTCCACAGCTGGGCTTCTGTCCTAGTGCAGTATTACTGCTCGCAACTGCCTATTAGCTCAAGGTTGCTTCCTTCCATAGTAAGATGATCATCCCCTCGAACCTTCAAATCTGCCACGGGACAGTGGCTTTATAAAATGCATATTGTATGGAGTATTAATTTCCAATACATCTTGTAGTATCTAGCATACCATTCTGCCGAAAGTGTTGCTTCATCCTATTACTGATTCAGTGAAAGCACTGATTCCTCTCACCCAAGAGTGACTTGTGTGAGTAAAGGTTTTCTAAATGCTCTGGTTCCCAAGGTCACCAGTGGTCAGACAAGGACCTACAGCTTTCCAGGGCCGATctctttcaaagagaaaaatgtgagaCAAGGAAAAGAGCTGTTAAATCCGGAATATCTTTATTAACAGTAAAATACAAGACATGAATAATCCCTTTTACAATAGAATAATTCcagccaaagaaaatgaagtttatttttcaaacatCAGGCTAAATATGTTGACTTCAGAATGTGTCAAATCAAATGCATCAGGAGGAATGCTTGGGAAAATGTACACTTCATGACTAGTTGTTATATCTTTCTCAATATGACAGGGCACAGGCCAGAGTAGCTGGGCTGGTGGGAACACTCTAAGATGCCCTGCTCTCTCAGGCTCCAGAAACTAAAATATGTCTGAGATTTTCCATGCCCAAGAGGCAAGAGTCCAAGTAGCATTCTTTATACAGCAAACTACACTGTTTTACAGAGTATCACTAAGTGAATAATACTTTCTTGTGGGTGGTGcagatattttgctttcattctgaTGAAAAAGTAGAGAATTGTTCAGATGAAAGTGACACTATTGATCAGTCTATGATTCATGGTGCTTTTCTACACCAGACTAGCTTGTACTTAACACAAAAATCTCCACACCTTGCCCAAGTCCACCATTTTGGCCCCTTGACTGTATAGAAGTTAACAGCCTTAGGCTTCATAAATGCACACAAAAAGGTCAATTTCTTCACTTTCTTGTCTTGCTTCTCAGGCCCATTTGTATTACAGAGATGATGCTGAAATGAGGGATTAAATTGCTAACACTGAGTTATATGCTGAAAGTATGCTGTGGTACTTTTAACTTGTACTTAAAAActattataaataattaaaatctcCAATTGCttgagtaaggaaaaaaaaatctgaatgtgCATTATCTCTGCTCATCATTTGTTCCCTTGCTCTCTTGTTTGCAAAGCTTCTCATGGACATAACTGTGAATTAATAAGATTTCACACACACTTTAGCATCAAAAAACACTTTGAAACATGATGTGATCACTACTGTGACAGTGCAAGGGGTCTGAGTTTACCAAAGTTTTCCTAGCTTTTCTTTGCTGATGAggtctgtatttaaaattattaactaGTTGGTCTGTTTCTTCTATGCTACTCTTATGCAATATTATTTGAATACTAACACAGAATATAAAATAGCAGCATCCATGGATAATAAAAACACTATGACTGAAGATCTAAAAACTGTTCACAATTAGCTGCAACCATTCACACTGGCTATAATGCAAGAGTAGCTGACTGAAGGATATATGTAGTG
This window encodes:
- the RFXAP gene encoding regulatory factor X-associated protein, producing the protein MATTVNNMIIYLNERKRELCQLPENKWGQHCSLIWNEPMCAMRKARTHERARSRASARSLRCRDAVRGSGAVISTVRVSPRVAPSSSACSSSSSPPQLALLVMQPCGGEEEAAAGGVLPLPVTDPSLPPSSSGGLMLFYELGVPGEGEAEAGEEAEVAGGESTASPEELEEEEVAVAAAASSSETAAGAVAAAAGGSGCKSCTYQGCSETTTQVVKQRKPWMCKRHRNKIYKDKYKRKKSDQALGGGGAAAAGAGPRAEDSVEGSISVTKQRTGSIGDRPARPTLLEQVLNKKRLSLLRSPEVVQFLQKQQQLLSQQALEQRQQQFQGAPG